One genomic window of Pseudomonadales bacterium includes the following:
- the rimI gene encoding ribosomal protein S18-alanine N-acetyltransferase translates to MPFSHQIRAMEPDDVVSAARIEQAVSPHPWREIQFYESQQRHHSYVMVEDQAVIGFMIYTLIGPESEILNIAIDPDYHNKGLGTYLLARLIEQVSETAERLYLEVRVSNFPAIRLYQNAGFAELCIRENYYPTAHGREDAIMMALELGDY, encoded by the coding sequence TTGCCATTCAGTCATCAAATCAGGGCGATGGAGCCGGATGACGTAGTATCTGCTGCCCGCATAGAGCAGGCGGTGTCACCTCACCCTTGGCGTGAAATCCAGTTTTATGAAAGCCAGCAACGGCATCACAGTTATGTCATGGTAGAAGATCAAGCTGTAATCGGCTTTATGATTTACACCCTTATTGGCCCTGAGTCTGAAATTCTTAATATTGCCATTGATCCTGATTACCATAACAAAGGTCTTGGTACATATTTGCTGGCACGGTTGATAGAACAGGTGTCGGAAACCGCAGAGCGGTTATATCTTGAAGTGAGGGTATCCAATTTCCCCGCTATTCGACTTTACCAGAATGCCGGATTTGCAGAGTTGTGCATCCGAGAGAACTACTACCCGACCGCGCATGGGCGTGAGGACGCCATTATGATGGCTCTGGAACTTGGGGATTACTGA
- a CDS encoding NfeD family protein gives MEFDIAYWHWLVLGIALVVVEIFLPSFTVFWFGLGAVVVGIVLWLFPGMVLGGQLAVWIIASCAFTIFWFKYFKPKMIDKTNAGVARDAAIGEAGQVIRAPVAGGRGEVRFSTPVLGSDEWEFICEQEVSVGDRVHVKDFSGNTLIVVKLN, from the coding sequence ATGGAATTTGATATCGCATATTGGCATTGGCTTGTGCTTGGCATAGCGCTGGTGGTGGTGGAAATTTTTCTTCCCAGTTTTACCGTGTTCTGGTTTGGGCTGGGTGCTGTGGTGGTGGGTATTGTGCTGTGGCTGTTTCCCGGTATGGTGCTGGGTGGTCAGTTGGCCGTCTGGATTATCGCGTCCTGCGCTTTCACGATATTCTGGTTCAAATATTTCAAACCCAAAATGATTGACAAAACCAATGCCGGTGTAGCGCGAGATGCCGCCATTGGTGAGGCAGGTCAGGTTATTCGGGCACCTGTAGCGGGTGGCCGGGGTGAAGTCCGGTTTTCTACACCGGTGCTGGGGTCGGACGAATGGGAGTTTATCTGCGAGCAGGAAGTCAGTGTTGGTGACCGGGTGCATGTGAAGGATTTTTCCGGTAATACATTGATAGTGGTTAAGCTCAACTAA